One region of Quercus lobata isolate SW786 chromosome 2, ValleyOak3.0 Primary Assembly, whole genome shotgun sequence genomic DNA includes:
- the LOC115975042 gene encoding B3 domain-containing transcription factor FUS3-like: MMNMMDQLHEKTEVASGFVAGGEAELGLVTVQGDKTKATTNHGSGSDSTGSTRHDLVSAVSGFGVLHRKKRMARQRRSSSSTIKLLSFVPSSSTSHVPSSPLPGLPTLPAREIDPRRLRFLFQKELRNSDVSSLRRMILPKKAAEAHLPVLDSKEGILISMDDLDGLHVWSFKYRYWPNNNSRMYVLENTGEFVNAHGLQLGDFIMIYQDNQNHNYVIQARKASEQDVYSDITRNDANDLFLYDYEPYRPSSLFENYPTDNATSMSFIYDTTTFSNDSPLDFLGGSMTSYSRIGSLEGFGSVDNFSLDDFY; this comes from the exons ATGATGAATATGATGGACCAACTTCATGAGAAAACCGAGGTGGCCTCTGGTTTTGTGGCAGGTGGAGAGGCTGAGCTTGGGCTTGTCACTGTGCAGGGGGACAAGACCAAGGCCACCACCAATCATGGATCTGGGTCGGACTCGACCGGTTCGACCCGTCATGACCTTGTTTCTGCTGTTTCGGGTTTCGGTGTACTCCACAGGAAGAAAAGGATGGCTAGGCAGAGGAGATCATCATCTTCCACCATCAAACTTCTGTCCTTTGTTCCTTCTAGCTCTACCTCGCACGTGCCATCATCCCCACTCCCTGGCCTTCCCACTCTTCCTGCACGT GAAATTGATCCAAGGAGGTTGAGATTCCTATTCCAAAAGGAGCTTAGGAACAGTGATGTAAGCTCCCTTAGGAGAATGATACTCCCAAAG AAAGCAGCAGAGGCTCACCTCCCCGTCCTCGACTCGAAGGAGGGGATTCTTATCAGCATGGACGACCTGGATGGCTTGCATGTATGGAGTTTCAAGTACAG GTATTGGCCAAATAACAATAGCAGAATGTATGTACTTGAAAATACTG GAGAATTTGTCAATGCACATGGCTTACAACTTGGAGACTTTATTATGATTTACCAAGACAATCAAAATCACAACTAT GTCATTCAAGCAAGAAAGGCTTCTGAACAAGATGTATATAGTGACATAACTAGGAATGATGCTAATGACCTCTTTCTTTATGATTATGAGCCTTACCGACCAAGTTCCTTGTTTGAGAATTATCCCACAGACAATGCTACAAGCATGTCATTTATCTATGACACTACAACCTTCTCAAATGACTCACCGCTTGATTTTTTGGGTGGTTCGATGACCAGCTATTCAAGAATCGGATCTTTGGAAGGCTTCGGATCTGTAGACAACTTTTCTCTTGATGACTTCTATTAA
- the LOC115969543 gene encoding putative F-box protein At1g19160: MGGGSSCSSFNSMPHDVILHILSLTSLPLHSLLRLRFLCKSLYVAVTELAEADLKRSRENSLGITCSRSLGSVRIDSLQEGGGFKTLMGPIYVGTNTIELLPPINGLICFTDLVDFHVCNPITGEFVTLPRCLQCAQRFITGTGFGYDPQTKQYKVIKSFEEFPMRILVSKCKAAIKTVGSSDPWSIVDCPMPIPPRGTIYMDGTIYWLNMSNIFIINITAFDIDSETFRRINPPPPDLYKFDDSKRLGGYDSMHLGEYEGRLCLVDYSLTMSTFYLKIYIMLREHQWVFGYNVLLKDLQPYYAVDPCCINFSCFNKGKLVLLLIGEPKRVLFYNIKSRDFEALEVGDQGLNTTDFKVAPGHFEGSLTLIPRARSPVNQGWLNIFWADFLHLNI; encoded by the coding sequence ATGGGCGGAGGAAGCAGCTGCAGCAGTTTTAATTCTATGCCACATGATGTCATCCTCCACATACTCTCTCTGACTTCGCTTCCATTACATAGTTTACTCAGATTAAGGTTTTTGTGCAAGTCCTTGTATGTGGCAGTCACTGAATTAGCGGAGGCAGACTTGAAGCGCTCAAGGGAAAACTCGCTTGGGATCACTTGCTCTCGCAGTCTTGGTAGCGTTCGCATAGATTCCTTACAAGAAGGAGGTGGTTTTAAGACTTTGATGGGGCCTATATACGTAGGTACCAACACCATCGAGTTGTTACCACCCATAAATGGTTTGATCTGTTTCACTGATCTTGTGGATTTTCATGTATGTAATCCTATCACGGGAGAGTTTGTTACTCTCCCACGCTGTCTCCAATGTGCACAAAGATTCATTACTGGAACTGGGTTTGGATATGATCCTCAAACAAAGCAATATAAAGTGATTAAATCCTTCGAAGAGTTTCCCATGCGGATTTTAGTTTCTAAATGTAAAGCTGCAATAAAAACTGTCGGCTCTTCTGATCCATGGAGTATTGTTGATTGCCCCATGCCCATACCTCCTCGGGGAACAATCTATATGGATGGCACTATATACTGGTTGAATATGTCGAACATATTTATCATCAATATTACAGCGTTTGATATTGATAGTGAAACATTCCGAAGAATCAATCCACCACCTCCAGATCTTTATAAATTCGATGATTCGAAGCGTTTGGGAGGATATGATTCGATGCATTTGGGAGAATATGAAGGgaggttgtgtttggttgactACAGCCTCACTATGAGTACTTTTTATTTAAAGATATATATCATGCTACGGGAACATCAATGGGTATTTGGATATAATGTCCTTTTGAAGGATTTGCAACCATACTATGCTGTAGACCCATGTTGTATCAATTTCTCATGCTTCAACAAAGGGAAATTAGTACTACTTCTAATTGGAGAACCAAAAAGGGTTCTTTTTTATAACATCAAAAGCAGAGATTTTGAAGCATTAGAAGTTGGTGATCAAGGTCTAAACACCACAGATTTTAAGGTAGCACCTGGTCATTTTGAGGGAAGCTTGACCCTTATACCTAGGGCTAGGTCACCCGTTAACCAGGGCTGGCTCAATATATTTTGGGCTGATTTCTtgcatttaaatatttaa
- the LOC115976376 gene encoding long chain base biosynthesis protein 2a-like: MIAIPYLTALTTFFSYVLLFVFGQIRDSFRKITDWYSSNNLQGYAPICLGLEDFYIRRLYLRIQDCFGRPISSAPDAWFDVVERYSNDNNKTLIRTSKISRCLNLGSYNYLGFAASDEYCTPRVIESMKKYSPSTCSSRVDAGTTSLHEELEKYVANFVGKPAAIVFGMGYVTNSAVLPVLMGKGGLIISDSLNHNSIVNGARGSGATVRVFQHNTPSHLEEVLRERIAEGQPRTHRPWKKIIVIVEGIYSMEGELCKLPDIIAICKKYKAYTYLDEAHSIGAVGKTGRGVCELLGVDPVDVDIMMGTFTKSFGSCGGYIAGSKELIQYLKYTCPAHLYATSISPPAAEQIISAIKVILGEDGTSRGAQKLARIQENSNFFRSELQKMGFEVLGDNDSPVMPIMLYNPAKIPAFSRECLKQNVAVVTVAFPATPLLLARARICLSASHTKEDLIQALEVISQVGDLVGIKYFPAEPKKQQEEEKMLKLE, from the exons atgatagCGATTCCGTATTTAACAGCATTAACCACATTCTTCAGCTACGTATTGCTCTTCGTTTTCGGCCAAATCAGAGATAGCTTCCGCAAAATCACCGACTGGTATAGCTCTAACAACCTTCAAGGCTATGCTCCAATTTGCTTAGGCCTCGAGGATTTCTATATTCGCAGGTTATATCTTCGAATTCAG GACTGTTTTGGTCGACCGATATCAAGTGCTCCTGATGCTTGGTTTGATGTGGTCGAACGTTACTCCAACGACAATAACAAGACTCTAAT ACGAACCTCAAAGATAAGTAGATGCCTTAACTTAGGATCATACAACTACCTTGGCTTCGCGGCGTCAGATGAATACTGCACGCCGCGGGTAATTGAGTCGATGAAGAAGTACTCGCCAAGCACTTGTAGTAGCCGCGTAGACGCGG GCACTACTTCATTGCATGAAGAATTGGAAAAGTATGTTGCAAACTTTGTTGGAAAACCAGCTGCAATTGTTTTCGGTATGGGGTATGTAACAAACTCCGCTGTCCTTCCAGTCCTGATGGGAAAG GGAGGTTTGATCATTAGTGATTCTTTGAATCATAACTCCATAGTCAATGGTGCGCGAGGATCTGGAGCTACAGTTCGTGTTTTCCAGCACAATA CACCCTCTCACTTGGAGGAAGTTTTGAGAGAGCGAATTGCTGAAGGACAACCACGGACTCATAGGCCCTGGAAAAAGataattgttattgttgaggGGATCTACAGCATGGAAGGGGAGCTCTGCAAACTTCCTGATATTATTGCAATCTGTAAAAAATATAAG GCATATACATATTTGGATGAGGCCCACAGTATTGGTGCAGTAGGGAAAACAGGAAGAGGTGTTTGTGAGCTCTTGGGCGTGGATCCTGTTGATGTAGATATAATGATGGGGACTTTTACCAAGTCATTTGGATCATGTGGCGGCTACATTGCAGGATCCAAG GAGCTTATTCAATACTTGAAATACACTTGCCCTGCTCATCTTTATGCAACCTCAATATCACCACCAGCTGCAGAACAAATAATATCTGCCATAAAGGTTATTCTCGGAGAGGATGGGACCAGTagag GTGCCCAAAAACTTGCTAGGATACAGGAGAATAGCAATTTTTTCAGGTCGGAACTGCAGAAAATGGGTTTTGAGGTTCTTGGTGATAATGATTCTCCAGTAATGCCAATTATGCTTTACAATCCAGCAAAAATCCCTGCCTTCTCACGGGAGTGCCTCAAGCAGAAT GTGGCTGTTGTGACAGTGGCATTTCCAGCAACCCCACTACTGTTGGCAAGGGCTCGTATATGCCTATCTGCTTCTCATACTAAGGAGGACCTCATCCAAGCATTGGAA gTTATCAGTCAGGTTGGTGATCTGGTGGGTATAAAATACTTCCCTGCTGAGCCCAAGAAGCAGCAGGAAGAGGAGAAGATGCTGAAGTTGGAATGA